The Nitrospira sp. genome segment GCTTGAGCAGGATGTCCAGCTCCAGAAGGCGGTGGAATTGCTGAAGAGCTGGAAGATTTTCAAGGAACTCAAGAGTTCCTAACAGGATGCTGAAAAAGTCCGCCAGCGGTGTTCTCGCATCACTCAGAGGCTCAACGTACCGAAGCGTACGCCTCACCTCTTCGCTTGCTGCGGCCTTGCTGGACGGTCTTTTTGAGCATCCTGAAGTTATTCCGGTGGTAACCTGCTAAAGCTCATTATTTTGTATACGTTGTCGGACAGCCTGCAGCAAATGCTCCTCTGATCCGGAGAAACTCGGCAGGGTTCGAAGCAGGTGAGATTGAATGAGCTGATCGAGGTCAAGCAGCGTCCTGATGCCGAGTCGGAAGTACAAATAGGCCACGAGTGATTCGGAGAGACCAGGAAGAGTTGCCCAATCTCTGACCTCCGTCGGGAGCGGGGTCTGAAGCTCCTCGTAGGCGCGGATGGTTCCAGTCTCAAGAAACTCTTCGATCTTTTTTGCCAGATCGGTTCCGATCCCGTCGATAGCTTCCAGATCCTGCCGTTCCGCCACGGCTGCCACATCTTCATCGATGGCAAGCAGAGCATCCGCAGCCCGCCGATAGGCCCGCACTCGATAAGGGTTCGCCCGTTGGGATGACAGGAGATCAGCCATCGAGCGGAAGATAATGGCAAGTTGCTGGTTGTGGTGCGGGATGGAGTTCATAGACCGTGATGGCGTTATTCTGACCTGAGCAGGGATGGAGGCGCAAGATACGAGGTATGCGCACGGCTTGTGAGTCGTTGCATCAGTTCTGAATCTTCTGTGGAGAGTAGAGTGGATACTGCCAGCCTGAAGTTCTTGAAAATTGAGGTAGTGTCGGGGGAATTGAGGCTTGATGACGGCCTCGGTCCAAGGGCAAAGCATCATTCGACGTTGCAGCGGGTATCAAAGTCTGAACGGTTGGATGTAAAGATCGGGGGTGCTCGCCGGAACGGGCTCATCGCGCGTGTGATCGTGATGGTCGATCGGAATGTTAGGCGACGGCTTTCAAGCCTCGCTGTTGCACCAGGTGTAATAGCTTGAGGGCGGTGCCTGTGGGGCGCTTCTGACCAATCTCCCACTTTTGCACTGTGGACACACTGGTATTCAGCAGCGCGGCAAAGACCGCTTGACTGACTCGTGACGCCTCGCGAATTTCTTTGATTTGTTTCGGCTTCAGCGGCGCGATGGGCGGCACGTACAGTTGGTCGAATTCGCGCAGCGTGATCCGATCCATCACGCCGGCTTTGTGTAGGCCTGTTGCTGTGGTGTGGACCGCTTCAAGAATGGCGGATGTTGCTTTCTTCATCGCAATGCACCTCCATCAATTCCCCGGCACGTTGTGCTTTCCTGAGCGCCTGCGTCGTCAATGACAGCAAATGGGAGGCCAGCTTCTTTAAGGCGGTTTCTTCGTCCTTGTCGATGGTGCTGCGCTCGTTTTTTGAGAAACCGAACACGAAGATCCAGCGGGTTCCCTTGTTGGTCGCGACTAGCGTGCGAAAGCCACCACGCTTTCCCTGTCCAGGTCGCGCCATCCGCTTTTTCAGCAGCCCGCCACCGAGATCCGCGTCATACAGTCCTGCCGTCATTTCCCGCACAGCCGCGCACAGGCTCGTTGTGGTGAGCCCTTCTTTGCGCGCCCAACGATCAAACCAGCGGGTCTGATATACCGCCATCCCGTGTCTCCGTCCACGCATTGTATATAGCACTTAGTGCTATGGTATGCAATTGTATATTGCCCAACCTTGAGAATAGAAATGGCCGGTTGTGACAGTCCTAGCCCAAGGGCATGGATCTGTCAGGTTAGACACAGTGCAAACCGAACACTATGGCCTATTACCTGAACGCGCGCGCACGAAAATGTTTCGACTTTGCCATGTCGTTGGAGGTCGATGCACAACTGCGCCATTATTCACCTGTTACATTTGGGACATGAAACCGCCAAGTATTTACAATAGCAGACTGTTTTGGTACCTTCCGATCGCTTGCTTCGTCTGTCCACAAGGAGTCACCTGGCATGAGTGGCATCCAGGTCCAGACCCTCTCAGTGATTGCCCAACCAGAGCTCCGTGATCCCTCTCCACGATGGGGCTACAACTCATGTTGTATGGTGTCATCTGTTCACCGACTGAGGTAACCTCGAAAAAGTGGACGCCTTCAACCTAGAATCAGAGGTCTGGAGGTGTGCGATGGAACGAGTCCCACGACAGAAGTATACGAAGGAGTTTCGGGAGCAAGCGGTGCAGCTTGTGCTCGAACAGGACTTGACGACTCTGGAGGCGGCGAGACGACTCGCCATTTCAGACAAGACGCTCGGGAACTGGGTGTGTCGAGCCCGGCGCGGTCAGCTCGCGACGCTGGGGGAGAGCCGACGGCCCGTGACAGAGCTGGAGGCCGAGGTCTCTCGGCTGAAGCGCGACCTGGCCGAGGCGCGGATGGAGCGCGACATCCTAAAAAA includes the following:
- a CDS encoding histidinol-phosphatase yields the protein MNSIPHHNQQLAIIFRSMADLLSSQRANPYRVRAYRRAADALLAIDEDVAAVAERQDLEAIDGIGTDLAKKIEEFLETGTIRAYEELQTPLPTEVRDWATLPGLSESLVAYLYFRLGIRTLLDLDQLIQSHLLRTLPSFSGSEEHLLQAVRQRIQNNEL
- a CDS encoding DNA-binding transcriptional regulator, whose product is MKKATSAILEAVHTTATGLHKAGVMDRITLREFDQLYVPPIAPLKPKQIKEIREASRVSQAVFAALLNTSVSTVQKWEIGQKRPTGTALKLLHLVQQRGLKAVA
- a CDS encoding type II toxin-antitoxin system RelE/ParE family toxin: MAVYQTRWFDRWARKEGLTTTSLCAAVREMTAGLYDADLGGGLLKKRMARPGQGKRGGFRTLVATNKGTRWIFVFGFSKNERSTIDKDEETALKKLASHLLSLTTQALRKAQRAGELMEVHCDEESNIRHS